DNA sequence from the Candidatus Kaistella beijingensis genome:
CATTATTCATGAAAAGCAGTTGCACTCGGTTATCTTCCAAGATTTCAAAATTCTTGTTGCTTTCCGAACTGCTCAAAAACCACAGGTTTCCTTCCTCGTCGGTTTCCCGCAAACTCATCGGTCGCGCCGCAATCGGCAGAGTTTCCAAATTCGTGCAAAACATGCACATTCTCGCGCTTTCCGAAAGTTTCTTCAACTTCGCAATCGCTTCTTTTTGACTTAAATTTTCTGTTGACATAATTTATATTTTTTAGTGTTGGTTTTTTTAGGAGCAAGAAGATTTTCGCTTCTATTAAAGTTCGGTCCCGCTTTCCATTTCAATCTTTTTTGCGGCGGCGAAGCCGCCGCAAAAAAGGATTTCCATTACAATCGGGGCTAGAAAATTCTGTCGGTTATTTTTCGACAAGAACAAAATCTTCTAAACAACAATTAAACCATACCACAAATATTTTGATTTTAATTTGTTAAATAAATCTTAAAACGTTTAAATTGATAAAATCAATGAACTTTAATTATTGAAGTAATATTTTAGGGCTCGATTTTTGATAAACAGCACAAAAATAAACGTATGGACCTCAAATCAAACGAACCATTTTGGCTCGTAAAAAACGGAATTATTTCTTCTTATCCCTCTTTAAAAAATGACGAGAGTTGTGATGTGCTCATCATAGGTGGTGGAATCACAGGAAGCTTAATTGCCCATCAAATGGTCAAAGACGGCCACAAAACGATCCTCATCGACAAGCGAGAGATTGCCAACGGAAGCAGTTCCGCTACAACTTCAATGCTTCAATATGAAATCGATATTCCTCTTTACGAACTCATCGAAAAAATCGGCGAAAAAGGTGCGGTGGAAAGTTATGAAGCATGTTCAAAATCGATAGATGATTTGGCAAAAATCTCTAAAGAAATCAAATCCAATGCAGGTTTTGAAAAAAAGGATTCTTTGTATTTCGCCTCGAAAAAGAAAGATGTTTCGTGGCTTCAAAAAGAATTCGAAGCACGCAAAAAAGCAGGTTTCAAGGTGAAATGGTTGGAACCCGAACAAATTTCCAAAAAATTCGGATTGCAAAAAACCTTCGGCGGAATTCTTTCCGAACAAGGCGCAAGTATCGACGCTTTTAAATTCGCTCACGAACTTTTAGATTTCAACGTCAAAAAAGGCTTAAAAATTTTCGACAAAACCGAAATGAAATCCGTGAAATATCACAAAACTTTCAATGAGGTTCTCACCACCGAAAATCACAGAATCAAGGCGAAGAAAATCATTTACTGCATCGGCTACGAGAGCAAAAGTTTAATCAATGAAGATTTTGTGAAACTGAAAAGTACTTTTGCAGTCGTTTCAGAAATTGACGAAAAAAAGCTGGAGAAATTTGGAAACACGCTTTTCTGGAACACCGATGATCCTTACATTTATATGCGTACAAACGATGATGGAAGACTTTTAATTGGTGGTGGCGACGAAGATTTTCGCGATCCAGAAAAACGCGACGCGATGCTTTCGCAGAAAGAAAAGGAAATTTTAAAAACCCTAAAGAAAATCCTTCCAGAATATCAATTTTACACCGATTTTACTTGGGCAGGAACTTTCGGCGAAACCAAAGATGGACTTCCTTACATCGGAACACACAAAAATTTCAAGAATTCCTATTTCGTTTTAGGTTTTGGCGGAAACGGCATCACTTTCTCCGTCACTGGAATGGAAATGGCTTCCAATTTTATGAAAAACAAGAAACATGCTTTAACGGAATTTTTTAAATTCGGTAGATAATTATGAAACTCGTCGAATTCACCAACAAAGGCATTTACTGCATCCCCGGAAAATTCTACATCGATCCTTGGAAACCTGTCGATTTGGCGATAATTTCACACGGACACGGCGATCATGCAAGATGGGGAATGAAAAAATATTTGTGTCACCATTTCACAAAACCCATTCTCAAACACAGAATCGGTAAAGACATCGAAGTTCAAGGCGTAGAATACGGCGAAGAAATCAACATCAATGGCGTAAAAGTTTCTTTTTTTCCGGCAGGACATATCGTCGGTTCCGCCCAAATCCGAATGGAATATAAAGGTTTTGTCACAGTCTTTTCCGGCGATTACAAAGTTCAGGATGACGGACTTTCAACTCCTTTTGAATTGGTGAAATGCAACGAATTCATTACAGAAAGCACTTTTGGTTTGCCGATTTACAATTGGCTTTCTCCCGAACAATATTCCGAGCAGATGAAAACTTGGGTGGAAAAAAACCGCGAACAGGGAAAAACCTCTGTTTTCATCGGCTACTCTTTAGGAAAAGCGCAACGAATTATGAAGTCGCTTGAAGGTTACGGCAAGATTTTCGTCCATCATTCCATAGGAAAAATTAATGA
Encoded proteins:
- a CDS encoding ligase-associated DNA damage response exonuclease, giving the protein MKLVEFTNKGIYCIPGKFYIDPWKPVDLAIISHGHGDHARWGMKKYLCHHFTKPILKHRIGKDIEVQGVEYGEEININGVKVSFFPAGHIVGSAQIRMEYKGFVTVFSGDYKVQDDGLSTPFELVKCNEFITESTFGLPIYNWLSPEQYSEQMKTWVEKNREQGKTSVFIGYSLGKAQRIMKSLEGYGKIFVHHSIGKINEAIESSGIQIPEYETVYFNDDLKKVNQEIVILPPALLDSNLIRKIPNRATGICSGWMQVRGSRRWRSADAGFAISDHADWNGLLETVKATGAEKVHVTHGQTAVFSKYLNELGIDADEVKTNYGDEETEEKEILEGNK
- a CDS encoding NAD(P)/FAD-dependent oxidoreductase; amino-acid sequence: MDLKSNEPFWLVKNGIISSYPSLKNDESCDVLIIGGGITGSLIAHQMVKDGHKTILIDKREIANGSSSATTSMLQYEIDIPLYELIEKIGEKGAVESYEACSKSIDDLAKISKEIKSNAGFEKKDSLYFASKKKDVSWLQKEFEARKKAGFKVKWLEPEQISKKFGLQKTFGGILSEQGASIDAFKFAHELLDFNVKKGLKIFDKTEMKSVKYHKTFNEVLTTENHRIKAKKIIYCIGYESKSLINEDFVKLKSTFAVVSEIDEKKLEKFGNTLFWNTDDPYIYMRTNDDGRLLIGGGDEDFRDPEKRDAMLSQKEKEILKTLKKILPEYQFYTDFTWAGTFGETKDGLPYIGTHKNFKNSYFVLGFGGNGITFSVTGMEMASNFMKNKKHALTEFFKFGR